A window of the Trueperaceae bacterium genome harbors these coding sequences:
- a CDS encoding AbrB/MazE/SpoVT family DNA-binding domain-containing protein encodes MSNEAPLVQLSGRGQVTLPADVRRVLGLHAGDAFRVGIEEGRIVLQPVEVMPVELYSDERIAEFLAASELTEEELAEARGRWGL; translated from the coding sequence ATGAGTAACGAGGCGCCGCTGGTTCAGCTCTCGGGGCGAGGCCAAGTCACCCTTCCCGCGGACGTGCGTCGGGTGCTCGGTCTGCATGCGGGCGACGCTTTCCGGGTCGGCATCGAGGAAGGGCGGATCGTCCTTCAACCCGTCGAGGTCATGCCGGTCGAGCTGTACTCGGATGAGCGGATCGCGGAGTTCCTGGCTGCCAGCGAGCTCACCGAAGAAGAACTCGCCGAGGCCCGCGGCCGATGGGGCCTGTAA
- a CDS encoding sugar ABC transporter substrate-binding protein — protein MKRHKASGWLTRLAFALALGLAAFGTAQTVNYFSFTTGSDKLDVLEHLIDVFEAENPGIKINYTTADFGSYFTKLQTDFAAGTSPDVFELNYENFVTFASRGTLRDLRDEMAGSSLVKDDTFYPAALDAFSYDGAQLGLPITFSTVLLIYNKDLFDAAGVAYPTDDWTWDDVIAAGKAISDPAKRVWGISQPVQFWEFYKVAEQAGGGLTVTPTVQIDTHENRAAAHYLVDKVQLHHIMPTDAEMSGVGDIDLFLNQQLGMIVTGIWMFDNFVTNATFDWDVAVEPGGARKATHFFSNAAVVSSQSKVQGAAYKWVEFLAAHPAVVEARIESNWELSALSLDQADALEPYLAKPVPANREAVFESLAYAVNPPVVENQPELQDIVNQELEAARLGTKTVEQALQDAQKRVEALVGR, from the coding sequence ATGAAGAGGCACAAGGCAAGCGGTTGGCTGACGAGGTTGGCGTTCGCGCTGGCGCTCGGCCTGGCCGCGTTCGGTACGGCGCAGACGGTCAACTACTTCTCGTTCACGACGGGCTCGGACAAGCTGGACGTGCTCGAGCACCTCATCGACGTGTTCGAGGCGGAGAACCCCGGCATCAAGATCAACTACACGACCGCCGACTTCGGCTCGTACTTCACGAAGCTCCAGACCGACTTCGCGGCCGGGACGTCACCCGACGTCTTCGAGCTCAACTACGAGAACTTCGTGACCTTCGCCTCGCGCGGGACGTTGCGCGACCTGCGCGACGAGATGGCCGGTAGCAGCCTGGTGAAGGACGACACGTTCTACCCGGCGGCCCTCGACGCCTTCAGTTACGACGGCGCCCAGCTCGGCCTGCCGATCACGTTCTCGACCGTGCTCCTCATCTACAACAAGGACCTGTTCGACGCCGCCGGCGTGGCCTACCCGACGGACGACTGGACGTGGGACGACGTCATCGCGGCCGGCAAGGCCATCAGCGATCCGGCGAAGCGCGTCTGGGGCATCTCCCAGCCCGTGCAGTTCTGGGAGTTCTACAAGGTGGCCGAGCAGGCCGGCGGCGGCCTGACCGTCACGCCGACCGTCCAGATCGACACGCACGAGAACCGCGCCGCCGCGCACTACCTCGTCGACAAGGTGCAGCTCCACCACATCATGCCGACCGACGCGGAGATGAGCGGCGTCGGCGACATCGACCTCTTCCTCAACCAGCAGCTCGGCATGATCGTCACGGGCATCTGGATGTTCGACAACTTCGTCACGAACGCCACCTTCGACTGGGACGTCGCGGTCGAGCCGGGCGGCGCGCGCAAGGCCACGCACTTCTTCTCCAACGCCGCCGTCGTGTCGAGCCAGAGCAAGGTGCAAGGCGCCGCCTACAAGTGGGTGGAGTTCCTCGCCGCCCACCCGGCCGTCGTCGAGGCGCGCATCGAGTCGAACTGGGAGCTCTCGGCGCTCTCGCTCGACCAGGCCGACGCGCTCGAGCCGTACCTCGCCAAGCCCGTGCCCGCGAACCGCGAGGCCGTGTTCGAGTCGCTCGCGTACGCCGTCAACCCGCCCGTCGTCGAGAACCAGCCCGAGCTCCAGGACATCGTCAACCAGGAGCTCGAGGCCGCGCGCCTCGGCACCAAGACGGTCGAGCAGGCGCTGCAGGACGCGCAGAAGCGCGTCGAGGCGCTCGTAGGGCGGTAG
- a CDS encoding ROK family transcriptional regulator, protein MRNGSTSALGREKIRLLNQSAIINAIHRSRKISRTDLAVQLRLSPAAVTNLTASLIDTGLVVEVEVGESQSVGRKPILLGINYDHSYVVGAKVMPDAIVASLTNLNADVLGTVRVPLADSAVGTVAAAVVASKAELCDKLGVPGHRVAGLGVSLPGVVDYLTGIVKHSDLLGWHDVRLAEELRDVAGLSAVVENDVNALAAAQSWFGLGRAHDSFLTVTMGRGVGLGIVIGGAIYRGPRGGAGEVGHTRCTPIGPRVMRPGTTTLEERLGDAALLAEAHRAVAGFPRDARPEALTALAARGDETALGLLADAGECLGVALSDLVNLFAPTLVILGGEGLRNSKYFLPHVRPALERHAFGGLADGLELIVDSWGDDAWARGAAGLAAARFLEAATEPLSALQTGPGLTR, encoded by the coding sequence ATGCGGAACGGCTCAACCAGCGCACTCGGTCGCGAGAAGATCCGGTTACTCAACCAGAGCGCGATCATCAACGCGATCCACCGGTCGAGGAAGATCTCGCGGACGGACCTGGCCGTCCAACTCCGCTTGAGCCCCGCCGCCGTCACGAACCTCACCGCCTCCCTGATAGACACGGGGCTCGTCGTCGAGGTCGAGGTGGGCGAGTCGCAGTCGGTCGGGCGCAAGCCCATCCTGCTCGGCATCAACTACGACCACTCCTACGTCGTGGGGGCCAAGGTCATGCCCGACGCCATCGTGGCGTCGCTCACCAACCTCAACGCCGACGTGCTCGGCACGGTGCGCGTCCCGCTCGCCGACTCCGCCGTCGGCACGGTCGCCGCCGCGGTGGTGGCGTCCAAGGCCGAGCTCTGCGACAAGCTCGGCGTCCCCGGTCACCGCGTGGCCGGGCTGGGCGTGAGCCTGCCCGGCGTCGTCGACTACCTCACGGGCATCGTCAAGCACTCCGACCTGCTCGGCTGGCACGACGTTCGCCTCGCCGAGGAGCTGCGCGACGTGGCCGGGCTCTCCGCCGTCGTCGAGAACGACGTGAACGCCCTCGCCGCCGCCCAGAGCTGGTTCGGCCTCGGGCGCGCGCACGACTCCTTCCTGACCGTGACCATGGGGCGCGGTGTCGGCCTTGGCATCGTGATAGGCGGCGCCATCTACCGCGGTCCCCGCGGCGGCGCCGGCGAGGTCGGGCATACCCGCTGCACGCCGATCGGACCGCGCGTCATGCGGCCCGGCACCACGACCCTCGAGGAGCGGCTGGGCGACGCCGCCCTGTTGGCCGAGGCGCACCGCGCCGTCGCCGGCTTCCCACGAGACGCGCGTCCGGAGGCGCTCACCGCTCTGGCGGCGCGGGGCGACGAGACGGCCCTCGGCCTGCTCGCCGACGCTGGCGAGTGCCTGGGCGTCGCCCTGAGCGACCTCGTGAACCTTTTCGCGCCCACCCTCGTCATCCTCGGCGGGGAAGGGCTGCGGAACTCCAAGTACTTCCTGCCCCACGTTCGACCGGCGCTCGAGAGGCACGCCTTCGGCGGCCTGGCCGACGGCCTCGAGCTGATCGTCGACTCGTGGGGCGACGACGCGTGGGCGCGCGGGGCCGCCGGCCTCGCCGCCGCACGCTTCCTCGAGGCCGCGACCGAGCCGTTGTCGGCGCTGCAGACCGGGCCCGGTCTGACGCGATGA
- a CDS encoding PIN domain-containing protein, producing MGPVRAFLDANVLFSAALGGPTFALLWELAGVGKVRLVTSVYCHLEAERNLARKYPGRSSALAARMEHVLVVPGVRDRVVPPVPLAQKDLPVYSVAVAVLADVLLTGDTKHFSPLMERTDLPLRVMTVARFLKAGY from the coding sequence ATGGGGCCTGTAAGGGCCTTCCTCGACGCCAACGTCTTGTTCAGCGCGGCGCTCGGCGGCCCGACGTTCGCTCTGCTGTGGGAGCTGGCTGGTGTCGGCAAGGTTCGCCTCGTCACGAGCGTCTACTGCCACCTCGAAGCCGAGCGCAACCTCGCGCGCAAGTATCCCGGGCGCTCGAGCGCCCTCGCGGCCCGGATGGAACACGTCCTGGTCGTTCCGGGCGTTCGCGATCGAGTCGTTCCCCCGGTTCCGCTCGCGCAGAAGGACTTGCCCGTCTACTCGGTAGCGGTGGCCGTGCTGGCCGACGTGCTCCTCACGGGAGATACGAAGCACTTCTCTCCCCTCATGGAGCGGACCGACCTACCGCTCAGGGTGATGACCGTCGCGCGCTTCCTCAAGGCGGGCTACTGA